Within Candidatus Peregrinibacteria bacterium, the genomic segment AAATATAAAAAAATATTCAAAATATGTACTTTTAGAGTTCCGTTCGGTCAAGCAGAGAGTTTCTCGGCTCTTCTCTCTTCGAAGAAAAAAGGAATTTCCAGTGGTGGACACCTTACTTTTTTTCTGCGCCTTCTTTTTCCTGGGAGCATTTGTATTCCATATATTTGTGTTGTTTCTTTGGGATACGCCAGAAAGAGCAAATTATGGCGATAAGAAAGCATTTCGGGAAGAAACTCTTCATGGAAGCGCCTCGGAGAATGAGAATGCTCCAAAATACATATATTCAGCGCCAGAAGGAGTTTTGGGGGGAAAGGGGAATCAGAAGAAGGGAGAATAATTCTTGTTGTATATGCAAATTTCTCAACGAAATTGCGGATTTTTCAGATTTTCCTCAGTATGCGACCGTTTTTTGATGTATTGACATTTGTATTAAATTATGATTAAATATCTGCTCAAGTTTCTGACCCTATTCCCAATTTGGTGAATATGTCGTACTTGAATAACTCCTGACCTTTAACACTGTCGCTTATATTCAAAAAAATAAAGTATTATCTTCTTTAGGAGAAAGAATATAAACCATTTATATTTTTCCTTCCTGAGAAGATATGCTTTGGAGAAGCAAATCTTCTCGTTCACAGCTCGGCGTTGCCACGTCGAGTTTTGCAACTCATGCATGAGGAGAGAATGATGTTTAGAACTTGGCGAGTGCTTCTGATTGTCTTCGTAGCATCTTTCCTTGGATACATCGTCATGAAAACGATTGAGGGCGATGATCCGAAACCACAACTCCAACAAATGGAGCAAGTAGCGCCTACTCCTACGATCACTCTGAACTGCCTGACCGAGGAGAAAGTTCAGAGCCTCATCGACCAGTTCAACTGGGATCGTAAGGAGGAGCCCCTCGATCTCAATCTGTCTGAATGCGAAGTACTCGACTTGCTTGCCTACGATGACGGCAAGCGTGGAGTACTCAGGTGGGGATGGATGACGAGATTTCTCTCGGTGGCGTGGGTTCCGTTTGAGGCTTCGAGTGTCCCCGTCCTGCAGAACACGGTCACGAAGCTTGAACGGACGACTTTTCTGGAGCTTGTTTCCGACGAACAGATTCGAACGGCAACTCGCAAAGCAACGGTCTCTGTCATCGAGGGAAGCTGGGGGTATGAGCCTGGTCCATCCTACGACGTTAGACATGAAGTCCTCGACGCAAACGTGTGTCCTGCATTTGGGGATAATGAGGTGCTCTGCTCATGGGTAGAGTATCACTCCTGGTCGTTGCCGAACTTCCAGGTGCCGGATGCGATCAATTCACTGGTGAAGCGGATCAGGCCGCTCGTCATGGACATTGCCCGAAATCACCTCAAGGATCCCGCCAATCTAGCCGCGTTCTTTCAGACCAAGGGCGGGATTATAGTGAGTGAAGTTCGATCGGTCATCGAAACGGTCGAGATCCACGATCTCAAGACAGGGAAGGTGTTCACCGTAGAAGAGAAGAAATCGAGGTTCTTGAACTGGATCCTCAAAGGGCTCAAGGCTGGACAGGTTGTGCTCTCTTCCGAATTCCAGAAGACTTGGGCGGAAGCACGAGCCAAAGATAAGAGAAGCGATGAGATGTACGAGCAAGCCACAGACAAGAGCTCGGACGGGGAATGGTTCCAGGTGTGGAAGGAAGGGGAGGCGCTTCTGGACGAAGTTAAAACTCCGTCTCATTTCGTCACTCGGTTCCTCGGGAGGCGGTGGCAAGAGACCGCCGATGCATCCAATGAACAGGAGGCTAACGAGGCAATTCAAACATGGCTAGAGTTCGGAAAAAAGCTCGAGATGCTCGTGAGAGTGAATCGGGCTGAATAGCGACAGACCATCACGGTCAGGAGGTGGCGCTCAGAGCATAGCGATATGTCTCAAAGCGCCCCTCGAAGACCCCCGCCGTACGGTAGGGGTCTTTTCGCTATTGTAAAATCTTCCTGTAAATCTTCCAGAGATTTTATTGCCCAAAACCTCTCCTTGCCCTACAATCTCGGGGATGGAAAACGCTCCTCGAAACGCAAGGCTTCTACTTCAAGACGGTTTAGAATTTTCCGGAGAGCTGTTTGGATCCCGAAAAAATACTGATGGTGAGGTGGTCTTTACCACAGGAATGGTTGGATATGAACAATCTTGCACCGATCCAAGTTTTCGCGGACAAATTCTTGTATTTACCTATCCCATGATTGGAAATTATGGTATTGCTTCCGAGGAACGGTGCGAATATGGAATTCTCAAAAATTTTGAAAGTGACGAACTTCATGTGAAGGGAGTCGTAACCTCAGAATATTCACGCTCATTTTCCCATTGGAAAGGGAAACAATCTTTTGATGAATGGCTTCAGGAAAAGGGAATTCCCGGAATTTCTGGTATAGATACGCGTGCACTCACAGAACATCTTCGGGAACATGGCTCCCAAAAGGGTCAAATTGTGCTTGAGGGAGAAAAAGCAAAACCTTTTGAGGATGTGGAAGATCCGAATCTTCGGAATCTTGTCGCGGAGGTATCCTGCAAAAAACCAAAAATTTATGAACCTCTGAGTCCGAGAGGAAAAACACTCATAGTCTATGACACCGGTGTGAAAAATAATATCATCAGGTCATTTCTCGAAAGGGGAATTCGAGTAATTCGTCTTCCTTGGAATTATGATCTCACAAAAAGTACTGAAAAATATGACGGAGTTTTTTTCGCGAATGGTCCGGGAGATCCGGCACTAATTTCAGAAGTTACCTCTCGCAACATTCTTTTCGCAATAGAAAAAAATATTCCATTTTTTGGAATATGTCTTGGTCATCAACTTCTTGGACTAGCGATTGGAGGAAAAACAAAGAAGATGAAATATGGGCATAGAGGAGTGAATCAACCTTGCCTGAATGTTCTCACGGGAAAGTGCGTAGTCACGAGTCAAAATCATGGGTTTATGGTGGAAGACGCTACTCTCCCAAACGGATGGGCTCTGTGGTGGGAGAATATTAATGATGGTACGTGTGAAGGGATTCGCCATAAAAAAGGGATGGCGTTCTCAGTACAATTCCATCCAGAAGCCACTCCCGGACCTGAAGATACCGCGTATTTGTTTGATGAGTATATAAAGCTTTTATAGAGGCAATAACAGATTATGAATAGCGGTAGAGACATTGCATGCAACGTCTCTATGTATTATTCATTATTAATGATGCAAATCGCTTTTTGTAAACATTTGTTTCTCGAGGATAAATCACTTCAGCTATTTTAGCTTTCAAAAGGTCGAAATTCGTTTTTTGGAGAGCAGAAACTGAGACCGGGGTCCGATCGGCGTAGCGGTTCATACATTCAGAAATATCTTCATATTTTGGAAGGCGATCAATTTTATTCAATACTAAAATTTGTGGTTTTGTCTCAATTTGGAGACCTTTTATAATATCATCCACAATCACAATTTTTCGTTCCCATTCGTCATCTGAAATATCAACAATATGTAAAAGAAGATCAGAATGAATGGTCTCAGAAAGAGTGGAAGTAAAAGCGGCAATAAGCTCTGGAGGGAGATCTGCAATAAAACCAATAGTGTCACTCACGAGTACATTTTTAAAAACACTCGGAAGAAATAATTTTCCGATGCGAGTATCCAACGTAGTAAAAAGCGCATTCGCAATTTCGACATTTTGTTTTCTCGTGAGAGCTTTCATGACCGAGGATTTTCCAGCGTTCGTGTATCCAACAGCAGAAACAGTATAAAAATTTTGTCGGGCACGTCTTCCTCGCTGAAGATCCTTTGTCTTCTCAAGCTGCTTCAGTTTTTGAGAAATTCGGTGCTCTGCCGCCCGGAGATGTCTTTTCATAATTTCAGTATTTGTCTCTCCAATTCCACTTGTCCCAATACCACCTCCTTGCCGTGAAAGCTGTGTTCCCATACCATAAATTCGCGGTCCCATATGTCGTATCTTTGCGAGTTCTACTTGAAGTTTTGCTTCCGCGCTTTCTGCATGAAGAGAGAAAATTTTTAAAATGAGATCCATCCGATCCCACACTTGAGTAGCATATGGAGCAAAAATTTCTGACAGTGTGAAAATTTGGCGCGGTTTTACGATATTGTTCAAAATCAAAAAATCAATCTGGTAGAAATCATATTTTCTGAGAATATTTTCTACAGTTTGTGGTGAAATAAAGAGTTGATAATCTGGGAGTCCCGAAAAAAAAATTCTGTCATGAATTTGAATCCCCCCAAGAGTTCGAAGAAGATTTTCGAATTCTTGGGCTCGATGCATTCTCTCGGAATCGGTGCATTCTGAAGGAATAAGATCAAAGATGAGAGCTTTTTTTTGAGGAAATGGCATACTTTTTCAAAAAAAATAATCACGCCCCTTTATTTGAATCACATTCCACTATGTACGTTTTGGCACACATATCAGAGTTTCTTCATCAAAATTCGAAAAAGGAAAAAAAGCCTCTGAAGTATACGTCTCCCCTTTTTGAATAGCAAAAAGCCCACCTCTTATGGAGGCAGGCTTTTTTTCTGTTGCGTTCAAAAAATTATCGAACTGCGTCCTTAAGATTCTTTCCTGCCTTGAAAGTTGGAAGTTTCATTGCAGGGATTTTAATCTTTTGGGTTGGGTTTCGTGGATTTACTCCAACTCGAGCGGCTCGATTTGAAATCTTATACGTTCCGAATCCAGTAACAGTTACTGATCGACCTTTCTTGAGTTCGCTTTTCACAAGCTCAAGAAAAGCATCCATAGCTGCAGTAGCAGCCTTCTTGGTAATACCAGCCGCAGTAGCGATGGAATTTACCATGTCTTGCTTTGTCATAGAAAAAGGGATAAAAGAATAAAACTGTGCAGATTGTACTCGGCGAAACAAGAAAAATCAAGGAGAACTGCTTTTGTTCGTGGGAGCATTTTCTGAAGCCATTTTCTTCACTTCGTTTTCAAAAAATGTGTTCAGCATATTTTGTGTTTTTGCGCAGACGATTCAGATACATACGAATATTGAAAAAAAATATTTCAGGAGTACAATTCGACTATGCATTTCGAGCAATTTCGTGAGGCAATTCAAAAAGACTCAAGGGGACTTCACTTTGACCGTATCAAAAAAGCATTTTTGTATGCGCAGAAAGCACACAAATCACAAAAAAGAGAGTCAGGTGCTCCATACATAATGCATCCCTTGAGTGTCGCTTTTCTTCTCTTTCAAAATAATGCGGATGAAGAAACCATTGTTGCTGCCCTTCTTCACGATACGATTGAAGATACTCCTTACACAGAAAAAGATATTCGTCGAGAATTCGGGAGTGAGATATTGAGACTCGTGAAAGGCGTCACTAAATTTCCTAAATTTCATAAAAATAATGGCGAGCGTATTCATGGACCTATTGATATCCGGACGGAAACCATCAACAAATGGCTCGTTGCTTTTAACAAAGATCTTCGTATTGCCCTTATTAAAATATTTGATCGTCTTCATAATATGCGGACAATTGAAGGACTTTTCAGTGCAGAGAAACGCATTGTGAAATCTCAAGAAACGCTTGATGTTTTTGCACCGGTGGCACACATGCTTTCTCTCGGGGAAGTTCGCCTTGAATTAGAGCAGATATCACTTTCACAAATTCTTCCTTCCGAGGAATTTCGGCAACTCAAAAAGAAAATTGAAAAGAGAGAAAGAAATATCTCGAAACTCATATCACACCTCAAAAATAAATTTCATTGTCATAAAGATTTCCAGAAATTTATCATGAAGCCGTATCCAATTTCATACGCAAAAGTATACTTCAGGTCACACGAAGGCATGTCGGACGAAGAAATTTTAAAAAGCACAGTATCATGCGTAGTCATGTCACTCGAAGAATGTTATCAAGCGCTTTCATGTTTTCATGGTCATTGGAGGCAAAAAAAAGATTCATTTGCAGATTTTATTAATACCCCGAAAATAAATGGCTACAGGGCTCTCCACACGAAAATTATTCTCGAAGACGGACAGGAGGTTCAGCTCAGAATCATGACGGAGGAAATGATGCGATACTCTCAAAAAGGAGTAACTACCTTTTGTTTTTCAGAACGTGGAAAAAGACACGAAATCCCATGGATGAGTATGCTCCAGAAAGTACTCGCCGGAAATGCCGAAAAAAGTCAGGAGTTTTGGAAAGGAATTCAATCAGACCTACTCCAAAATTTTATTATTCTCCATGGTCCCCATGATCAAATTATTTCCCTTCCCAAGAGATCAACATATCTCGATGCCGCTTTTTCCTATTTGAAAGATAAGGCGGTTTTTGTAAGAGATATTCTCGTGAATGGAGCAAAGGTTCCTCCCTCCACTTGTGTGGAAGATAAAGCACGGGTGGATTTTGTCCTCGACACAACGGAAAATGTAAAATATGAATGGCTGGAAGCAGTCGATACGTCTTTAAGCATGGAATACATCAAAAATGATCTTCGGAAAAGAAGTACTCTTGAAAAAAGAAATACAGGAAAAAGGCTTTTGCAGGAGAATTTTGATAGAAATAATCTCGGGAGTGTCCAGAATCTGAAAGATGAAAGAATTCTTAAAATTTTTCGTGATCTTGATATCCATGGAGTTTCTGATCTTCTCGAACGTCTTGGAGAAGCGAGTATTTTCGCTGATGAAGTTGCAGATCGCATTCTTCGCGAACAGGGGGTCAAGATTAGCCACGATATTCCAACGGTGCATCAACTTGCCTGCGTTGTTCATCATGATAAACTCGAGACATTTCTGCGTATTTTTGATGGAGTTCTTGAAAAAGTTCAACTGGAAAAAAAAGATGGGAATTATTATTCGGTAAATCTCGCTATTACGGCTTCTCGTGAGCAAAAAAGACAACTGCTTCAGGTGGTAAAAAGAACTACTGATGTAAAAATTGATCGAAAAGATATTGTGGATGAATACAGTATTTTCCCGCTTTTTTTCCTTGGAATTATTAGTTGTATTTGGGCAGCGGGAAATGTGTTTTCCTATTTTCTTATCCATACTGAGCATATCCATCCTTTCCTTTTTGCACTTGTACGCTTATGGACTATTTCTCTTCTCCTCGGAGGTATTGCTCTTACGAGGAGGAAGCTTGAAAATGCAGGAGATATTTCTACTCCATTCTCTGCATCCCCGTTTGGATTTCTCGCAGCAGCCATTTCTTTTACTGCTTTTACAGTATTTTCGTATTACACTCTTAGCTTTTTTACTCCTTCGGAGTATGTTCTTACTCTTTTTCCAAATTCCGTTATTGTGCTCTTCTCTTTATTTTTTGAACAAAGAATATTTCCATGGAGTCGAATCCTCCTCATTTCATTCCTCTCATTTGGGGGATATCTTCTTCTTTTTGGTGGAGGGGATTCGATCCCTATCGAGGGAAAATTAAGTGCGCTTTTTGGATGCCTCAGTTTTGGGGTATATACATATTTGAGCACCTATTTTCAAAGAAAACTTGGCATTCAATACCAGTATTTAAGGTTTCTTCTCATGATTTTCCTCTTTTCCTCACTCATTATTGCTGGAGTCTTCACGTTCATTGATTTCCCGTTTCCCACCGCGCGAGAACTCGAAATACTGGTACTTTATTCACTCTTCTTCCCCGGAATTGCGTATATTTTTTATTATTTTCTTATCTACAAGAATGGATACACGACGTACATGGTGTACAGTATTTTTGGATTTCTCATATTTTCATATGTGTGGCAGGTAATATTTCTCAAAATACCACTCCAGACGCATGAGTTTTTTGCCAGTATCGTGTTTGGTCTTGCGGTGTATCTCGTAGCAAAAATTTATCCAAAACTCCACCATAAAGCCATAGATACTTCGTTTTAATTTTTGCGCTAAGAAATTTTTCCTCAGAATTTCTTTTCATCTGAAACTCGCGGAATAAGAAGTAAGCGATCCTTTAGAAGATGGACTTTTTTCAAAGAAACTGTAATACTCCGCGGGTCTCTTATTTTGCTTGTGCATGAATACTCCGCAAAAGTTTTTTGGGTTTTTGCTCCTGCCGATTCTCACATTTATTCTCGGAGTTGCGCTCTCGGGAGAGATATATCAGAACAAGCGTCCTAAAATTTACCTTCCTCAGGAACCAATAGTTTCAGAGGCGCAGAAAATTGATACGCAGATTTTTTGGACAGCCCTTCAGCGATGGGAAGAAAGTGCTGAACCATCTGAAAAAGGAGCCGTTGAAAAATTTCGAACGACTATCGAAAAAACAATCGATATTCTGGAAAATACCCAAAAAGTAGATCTCAGCAAATTATGGGAGGCGCTTCAAGTTGTTGAAAACGAATATGTGGATCCCGAAAAAGTTAACGCAAATACTCTTTCGGAATGGCTCGTAAGAGGTCTTATCTCAAGCTTGGAAGATGATTATTCGAGCTACATGTCGCGAGAAGAATCCCAAACTTTTGATGAAGAACTTGCCGGTGAGCTTGAGGGGATTGGTGCTGAGCTTACTATGAGGAATTCTCTTGTTACTGTTGTATCCCCTCTCAGAAACTCTCCAGCGGAACAAGCTGGAATTTTTCCGGAAGATGTAATTGCAACTGTTGACGGAGAAAGTGTTGATGGGATGACTCTTTTGGAGGTGGTAAACAAAATTCGAGGAAAAAATGGGACAAAAGTTGTTCTCGGCATACTCAGGAAAACAGAGACGAATATCCTCGACATTGAAATAACACGGAAACACATTGTGGTGGAAAGTGTAAAATTGGAAATGAAAAATGGAATTGCAGTACTTGAGGTGAGTCAATTTGGAGACCATACAAAGGAGGAGTTTGAAAAGTATCTCCGCGAAGCAATTGCTGGGAATCCTCGTGGAATTGTTTTGGATCTCAGATTTAATCCCGGGGGATATTTAGATAGCGCTGTCGACATGGTTTCATTTTTTGTAAAGGAGGGGAAAGTCGTGATTCAAAAAGAGCGCGCTCCCACAATTACGAATAGATTTGTAAATGGAAGGGTTCTTACAGATCTCCCGCTTGTGGTGCTCATAAATGGCGGATCCGCAAGCGCTGCTGAGATTGTTGCTGGTGCTCTCAGGGATCATAATCGCGCTATTCTTATTGGAGAAACAAGTTTTGGAAAGGGAACAGTTCAGGAAATTGTTCCGATGAGTGATGGGGCAAAATTGCGACTAACGGTAGCAAAATGGCTTACCCCGAATGGTCTTGATATTAGCAAAAAGGGAATCGAGCCCGATATTGCTCTGAAGAGAGAAATATCTGATTTCGAAACGAACAAAGATCCCCAAATGGAAGCGGCGTTAAAAATACTCAGAAGAGAAGCAAAACCAGAAGATTTTGAAAATGTTTCGGAAAACGCAAAAAAGTTATTTCCGGGAGAAGCATCAATATTGCCAAAATAGAGGTCAACTTTTTTTCGCAAGCGTATACACTTGCTGAATCCACTTTTCGAGAATGGCGGGTGATCTTTT encodes:
- the carA gene encoding glutamine-hydrolyzing carbamoyl-phosphate synthase small subunit; its protein translation is MENAPRNARLLLQDGLEFSGELFGSRKNTDGEVVFTTGMVGYEQSCTDPSFRGQILVFTYPMIGNYGIASEERCEYGILKNFESDELHVKGVVTSEYSRSFSHWKGKQSFDEWLQEKGIPGISGIDTRALTEHLREHGSQKGQIVLEGEKAKPFEDVEDPNLRNLVAEVSCKKPKIYEPLSPRGKTLIVYDTGVKNNIIRSFLERGIRVIRLPWNYDLTKSTEKYDGVFFANGPGDPALISEVTSRNILFAIEKNIPFFGICLGHQLLGLAIGGKTKKMKYGHRGVNQPCLNVLTGKCVVTSQNHGFMVEDATLPNGWALWWENINDGTCEGIRHKKGMAFSVQFHPEATPGPEDTAYLFDEYIKLL
- the hflX gene encoding GTPase HflX; its protein translation is MPFPQKKALIFDLIPSECTDSERMHRAQEFENLLRTLGGIQIHDRIFFSGLPDYQLFISPQTVENILRKYDFYQIDFLILNNIVKPRQIFTLSEIFAPYATQVWDRMDLILKIFSLHAESAEAKLQVELAKIRHMGPRIYGMGTQLSRQGGGIGTSGIGETNTEIMKRHLRAAEHRISQKLKQLEKTKDLQRGRRARQNFYTVSAVGYTNAGKSSVMKALTRKQNVEIANALFTTLDTRIGKLFLPSVFKNVLVSDTIGFIADLPPELIAAFTSTLSETIHSDLLLHIVDISDDEWERKIVIVDDIIKGLQIETKPQILVLNKIDRLPKYEDISECMNRYADRTPVSVSALQKTNFDLLKAKIAEVIYPRETNVYKKRFASLIMNNT
- a CDS encoding HU family DNA-binding protein yields the protein MTKQDMVNSIATAAGITKKAATAAMDAFLELVKSELKKGRSVTVTGFGTYKISNRAARVGVNPRNPTQKIKIPAMKLPTFKAGKNLKDAVR
- a CDS encoding HD domain-containing protein, with amino-acid sequence MHFEQFREAIQKDSRGLHFDRIKKAFLYAQKAHKSQKRESGAPYIMHPLSVAFLLFQNNADEETIVAALLHDTIEDTPYTEKDIRREFGSEILRLVKGVTKFPKFHKNNGERIHGPIDIRTETINKWLVAFNKDLRIALIKIFDRLHNMRTIEGLFSAEKRIVKSQETLDVFAPVAHMLSLGEVRLELEQISLSQILPSEEFRQLKKKIEKRERNISKLISHLKNKFHCHKDFQKFIMKPYPISYAKVYFRSHEGMSDEEILKSTVSCVVMSLEECYQALSCFHGHWRQKKDSFADFINTPKINGYRALHTKIILEDGQEVQLRIMTEEMMRYSQKGVTTFCFSERGKRHEIPWMSMLQKVLAGNAEKSQEFWKGIQSDLLQNFIILHGPHDQIISLPKRSTYLDAAFSYLKDKAVFVRDILVNGAKVPPSTCVEDKARVDFVLDTTENVKYEWLEAVDTSLSMEYIKNDLRKRSTLEKRNTGKRLLQENFDRNNLGSVQNLKDERILKIFRDLDIHGVSDLLERLGEASIFADEVADRILREQGVKISHDIPTVHQLACVVHHDKLETFLRIFDGVLEKVQLEKKDGNYYSVNLAITASREQKRQLLQVVKRTTDVKIDRKDIVDEYSIFPLFFLGIISCIWAAGNVFSYFLIHTEHIHPFLFALVRLWTISLLLGGIALTRRKLENAGDISTPFSASPFGFLAAAISFTAFTVFSYYTLSFFTPSEYVLTLFPNSVIVLFSLFFEQRIFPWSRILLISFLSFGGYLLLFGGGDSIPIEGKLSALFGCLSFGVYTYLSTYFQRKLGIQYQYLRFLLMIFLFSSLIIAGVFTFIDFPFPTARELEILVLYSLFFPGIAYIFYYFLIYKNGYTTYMVYSIFGFLIFSYVWQVIFLKIPLQTHEFFASIVFGLAVYLVAKIYPKLHHKAIDTSF
- a CDS encoding S41 family peptidase, translated to MNTPQKFFGFLLLPILTFILGVALSGEIYQNKRPKIYLPQEPIVSEAQKIDTQIFWTALQRWEESAEPSEKGAVEKFRTTIEKTIDILENTQKVDLSKLWEALQVVENEYVDPEKVNANTLSEWLVRGLISSLEDDYSSYMSREESQTFDEELAGELEGIGAELTMRNSLVTVVSPLRNSPAEQAGIFPEDVIATVDGESVDGMTLLEVVNKIRGKNGTKVVLGILRKTETNILDIEITRKHIVVESVKLEMKNGIAVLEVSQFGDHTKEEFEKYLREAIAGNPRGIVLDLRFNPGGYLDSAVDMVSFFVKEGKVVIQKERAPTITNRFVNGRVLTDLPLVVLINGGSASAAEIVAGALRDHNRAILIGETSFGKGTVQEIVPMSDGAKLRLTVAKWLTPNGLDISKKGIEPDIALKREISDFETNKDPQMEAALKILRREAKPEDFENVSENAKKLFPGEASILPK